The stretch of DNA AAAACTACCGCTTCCGTGAAATCACGAATTTCCAGCCCATGAACAGCGGGCTCACCTCCGTCGCCAGCTTGTCGCAAAAATCACGGACCATCGGGATCCGCTGGATGTAAGGAATCTTTGGAAACAGTCCAGCGGACTGCGCCGGGATACTCAGAAAGTCGAACAGGAACTCCCGGCTGATCTCGAAGTGGAAATCGACCTCCGTGCTGCGGAACGCTTTTTGCGCAGATAGACATTCCAGGAGCTCCGGATACGCCACCGCGCCGTACTGGTACTTCATGCCGGGAAAGACAAGTGGAATTGCGTCCTGTTGCTCGTCGTCGAACAGTCCAACATAAAAGCTGATCGCCAGGACTCCCCCGGCAGTGATCAGGCTGCACGCCTGTATGATCGAATCGCCGAATTTTGGGATGAGAAAAATCGATGCGGTGTAAAACACGGCGTCGAACTTTTCTTGAAAATAGGAGGACAACTGCTCGGCGTCGCCGCGGACGAGATAGATGCCGGGCAACCCCTTGCAGCGTTCCCTTGCCCGAACGAGCATCGCATCGGAGATGTCGATCGCATAGACAATGGGTGACCGGGGAATTGCCTTGTATAGCGCAAGCGTGGAGATGCCCGTTCCGCACCCGACATCCAGCACCCTTTCCGGCACGGACGGGGCGATCAGCTCGCAAAGCCGGTTTGAAAGAGTCTCGAAGAGATGGTGCTTTTCCTCGAAAGCATCGTAGATTCCGGCACTTTCATCAAAATTCCTCTCGATGGCCTTCTTGAAGCGGTTATCGAATTCATCTTTACCGGTCATTCCCGCTCCTAGACTCTTGCCAGCGGGTCGAAGAGCTTCCGGTACTCTTCCATGGCATAACGGTCGGTCATGCCGGCGATATAGTCGCAGACGACCCTCTTGATCCCTTCGGTCTTCACGCGCGAGAAGATGTGCGGGGGGAGCTGTTCGGGACGGTTGCAGTAGGCGCCGAAAAGATCTCCGATGATGCGGCGCGCTTTTTCCTCCATGCGGATCACCCGGTAGTTCCCGTACATTTCCCTTAAGAGAAATTCTTTCAGTTCCCTTTTCCTGCCGGCAAGCACGGAGTCGAAGGAAACGCATTTTACCCTGCATTTCCGCCCATCTTCCGGCGACCCGATGCTGTTTTCCATCAAACGGTCGAAAGTCGTCCGGATCAGGTTCTTGGTAAGAGACGATATCATAAATGATATCGTTCTCGAATTCAATATATCCTCATCTTTTACTTGATCTATTTCCAGAACGCTTTTCAGCGCTTCACGCCAGAGCTCGACCGATTCGAGTGATGAGGAAGTGAGCATCCCCGACCGGAGGCCGTCCTCCACGTCGTGATTGCAGTAGGCGATCTCGTCGGCGATGTCGGCTACCTGCGCTTCGAGGCAGGGATACCCGGGGGATCCGAATTCGGAGATGTCCGGCGGATGGTCGTAGTCCGAGCTGTGCTTGCAGATCCCCTCGCGGACCTCGAAGCAGAGGTTCAGGCCGTCGAACCTGGGGTATCGCTTCTCCAGGACGTCGACTACGCGAAGGCTCTGCAGGTTGTGCTCGAATCCCCCCTCCCCTTCCATCAGCTCGGCCATCACCCGTTCCCCGGCGTGTCCGAAGGGGGTGTGTCCCAGGTCGTGGGCCAGCACGATCGCCTCGGTCAGGTCCTCGTTCAGCCTCAGTGCGCGGGAAATCGATCGCGCGATCTGCGAAACCTCGATGGTGTGCGTGAGGCGGGTTCGGTAGTGGTCGCCTTCATGGTTGACGAACACCTGCGTCTTGTACTCGAGCCGCCGGAAGGCGGCGGAATGGATGACCCGGTCCCGGTCGCGCTGGAAGACGGATCGGAACGGATCCTCGGGCTCGGGGGTTTTTCGGCCGCGGGACTGTCCGCTCTTGACGGCGTACTTCGCCAGGCGCTCCTCCTCGAGGATCTCCAGCCCCTTCCGGTCAAGCATGGGTCTTCACGACGACGCAGTTCTTTCCTGCATCCTTGGCGCTGTAAGCGGCCTGGTCAGCGTAACTGACGATCTGGTCCTCCGTGACCGCTCCCTCTTCCGCGGTGTAGATCCCGATGCTCACGGTCAGATGGACTTCCCCGGGGACCTGAGGAAGGAAATTGTGGATCGCGACTTCGGTCTTGATGCGCTCGGCCAGCATCAGGGCGCCGGAGGAGGTCGATTCCGGGAGTATCACCGCGAATTCCTCGCCTCCGTAACGGGCGACGATGTCGGTCGTGCGCGCGCAGTGGCGCAGCAGGTCGGAGATCTTCCTCAACGCAAGATCCCCCGCCAAATGGCCAAACTTATCATTGTATCTCTTGAAATTGTCAACGTCAATGATAAGGAGCGAGACCGTATGGCGGTAACGCCTCGCCCTCTCCAGCTCCCGCCGAAGCTGCTGGTAGAATTCCCGGTGGTTGAAAAGCCCCGTCAACCCGTCGGTGATCGACATCTTCCGCAGGTTTTCGTGCAGTTCCACCATCTCGAGCGCCATGGACGCCTCGTTGGCGAGGGTCACCACCGGGACGATGGTTTCCCGCGATATTTTCCGCGACTCGGGCCGGCTGCGGAGAACCAGCAGGGAGATCGGCAAGAACATCTCGCACTGGACGCAGGCCCTTTTCCTCTCTTCCGGCGGGACGTGGCTGTTACCGGTGCAATCTTCACTGTGATCGACCCAGCAACGGGGGTTACTGGAGAGGTAGGAGGAGCAGTCGACATTGCCGCAGCTCTTCACCTCCGAGCATTTCCTTCCATGCTTCCGTATCAACGGGAGGAGAAAGGAGGTCCCCTCACCGAGCAGGGTACGGTCCTCAAGAACGTGGGTGTGCTCATTCAGGGACGGGTACAGGAGATAATTTCCGCTCCAGATCGTGCGGGCCAGGAGGGAATTCCCGTTCCAGCCGGGGATCCGGATCAGCGCTCCTCCATCCGGATCGGCGTCTTCATGGAACACGAGATACCCCTCCCGGTCGATCACCCCCAATGCCGCGCCATGAAAGCCGAGTCCGTCCCGGACCCCTTTCACGAGGGTTTCGAAAACTTCTTCGGTACGTAAGGAC from Deltaproteobacteria bacterium RBG_16_64_85 encodes:
- a CDS encoding deoxyguanosinetriphosphate triphosphohydrolase; translated protein: MLDRKGLEILEEERLAKYAVKSGQSRGRKTPEPEDPFRSVFQRDRDRVIHSAAFRRLEYKTQVFVNHEGDHYRTRLTHTIEVSQIARSISRALRLNEDLTEAIVLAHDLGHTPFGHAGERVMAELMEGEGGFEHNLQSLRVVDVLEKRYPRFDGLNLCFEVREGICKHSSDYDHPPDISEFGSPGYPCLEAQVADIADEIAYCNHDVEDGLRSGMLTSSSLESVELWREALKSVLEIDQVKDEDILNSRTISFMISSLTKNLIRTTFDRLMENSIGSPEDGRKCRVKCVSFDSVLAGRKRELKEFLLREMYGNYRVIRMEEKARRIIGDLFGAYCNRPEQLPPHIFSRVKTEGIKRVVCDYIAGMTDRYAMEEYRKLFDPLARV